Below is a window of Georgenia soli DNA.
GGGAGGCGCTGCCGGGCCGCAGCGACCGCACGCCCGCCGAGGCGCTGGTCAGCCGGCTCGCCGGGGTGCTGGGACGCGGTGGCGTGCCCCGCGGCAGCAGCGACGTCGTCGTCCGGCGTGCCGGTGAGGCGCCCCCGGGGTTCGACGCCCGCTTCTCGGCCGTGTGGCGCCGCTACGTCTACCGCGTCGCGGACGCGACGGCGCTCCGTGACCCGCTCCGCCGGCGCGACGTGCTCTGGCACGGGCGCGAGCTCGACGTCGCCGCGATGGACGTCGCCGCCCGGCTGCTGCTCGGCGAGCACGACTTCGCCGCCTACTGCAAGCCCCGTGAGGGCGCCACGACCATCCGCACCCTGCTCGAGCTGGAGTGGCGGCAGGTGCCGGCCGGTGAGCCCGACGCCGGTCTCGTGGTGGCGACCGTGCGTGCGGACGCGTTCTGCCACTCGATGGTCCGGGCCCTCGTCGGTGCGTCGCTGGCCGTGGGCGAGGGACGCCGGCCCTCCTCCTGGCCCGCGGAGGTCCTCGCGGCGGGCGTGCGCGAGCCGTCCGTGACGGTGGCGCCGGCCCACGGGCTCACCCTCGAGGAGGTGGCCTATCCCGACGACGCCCGTCTCGCCGAGCGCGCCGCGCAGGCGCGGGCGGTGCGCACGCTGGGGTGAGAGCACGGCGGGGGCGGCCAGGCGGTGCCTGCGGGTCTACGACCCGCCGCGGGGCTGCGCCGTTGCGTGCCGGGACCCGGCCGGTGCGCTCAGGCCTGCGACGGTCCGCCGGGGCCCCTCGACGATCTGCTCCTGGCCCGCGTAGACGTTCAGGCCGTCGCCCCGGCTGAACCCGACGAGCGTCATCCCCGCCTCGTGCGCCAGGTCGACGGAGAGCGCGGAGGGCCCGCTGACGGCGGCGAGGACGGGGACGCCCGCCATGCGCGCCTTCTGCACCAGCTCGAAGGAGGCCCGGCCGGAGACCTGCAGCACGGTGCCGGCGAGCGGCAGCCGTCCCTCGCGCAGGGCCCAGCCGACGACCTTGTCGACGGCGTTGTGCCGGCCCACGTCCTCACGCAGGCACAGCAGCCGGGCTGCGCCGTCGTCGTCGACGGAGAACAGGGCCGCGGCGTGCACCGCGCCCGTGCTGGCGAAGACCTGCTGGCCCTCGCGCAGCCGGTCGGGGAGCGCCAGGAGCTCCGGCAGCGGCACCCGGACCGGGTCGTCCTCGACCGAGAACCGGGACGCCCGGGCCACCGCCTCGATGGACGCCGTGCCGCAGATCCCGCAGGAGCTCGAGGTGTAGACGTGACGCGCCTGGGCGGGGTCGGGGCCCCGGACCCCCGGCGCGAGGCGGACGTCGACGACGTTGTAGCTGGGCGTGCCGTCCGGGTTCACGCCCGGTCCGTACGCGAGGGACGCGAGCTGGTCGGCGTCCCACACGACGCCCTCGGACACGAGGAACCCCGCGACGAGGTCGAAGTCGCCGCCCGGCGTGCGCATCGTGACGCTCCACGGGACCCCGCCGAGGCGGATCTCCAGGGGCTCCTCGCCCGCGAGGGTGTCGGCCCGACGGCGGGTGCCGCCGTCGGCCCGCAGGTGCAGCACGGGGTGCCGCCGGGTCACGCGCAACACCCACCCCACCCTCTTCCCGGCGGGGCCGCCGCGGTGCGGTCGGCCGGGAGGTCAGCTCCGTCCGTCCGGGTCGATGGTGCCACCCTCGTCAACCGCCCCCTCGCCCTCGACGTGCATCGCGGCCTCCTCCGGCATGAAGCGGGCGCCGTCGACGCCCACGTCCTCCGCGAGGATGTCCTGGGACTCGCCGGGCAGGTCCTCGGGCCCGTCGTCGTCCGGCTCGGCGACGATGCGGCCCACGGTCGTCTCCTCCACGCCGTCCGGCGCGGGCTCACCGCTCGGTCCGGGGCCGGCGTAGGGGGAGGAGTCCGCGTCGGCGGGCTGGTCCTCCCACACCTCCGGCTCCTCCCGGGCCAGCCGGTCGTCGATGGTCTCGCCCTCGCGCTGGCCGGCCTCGGTGAGGTCCAGGCCCGCCAGGGGGTCGTCGTCGGGGGCCGTGATCCCCTCGTCGAGCACGTCGCCGGAGGGGTTGTCGAGGAGGACGTCGTCCTCGCCGGGCTGCCAGGAGTCGTCGGGGACGTACTGGTCCTCACCGGGGCCTGCAGACGGGTTCACATCCGTGTTGTCGGTGCTCATGACGCCAGCGTGCCACCGGGAGAGCCACCCCGCATCGGGTGGTGCCGGCGCTCACAGACGGTGCCTCCGGGACCGCGGACCCGGTCCGGCGGACGGGTCGGACGCTCTCAGCGCAGGCGGTACCAGGCGTTGTCGTCGGGCTCGTCGTCCCCGGTGAGACCGCCGTCGCCGTCGCGCACAAGATGCATCGCGGCCTCCTCGGCGCAGCGCTCGCCGGGCGTGCGAAGCTCCTCCTCGGCCAGGACGTCCTGCCACTCGCCGACCTCGTCGGAGGGGTCGTCGTCGTCCGGCAGGGCGACCAGCTGACCCACCCGCCGGTCGGGCTCGTCGTAGGCGTCATCGGAGAACGGTTCGGGGTCCCGGCCGGGCGGCCCGTACTCGTCGCGGTCCATGCCAGAGTGCCCCCCGGAGCCTGGGACGCGGTGGGCAGGAGGTCCCTTGCCACGGTGCCGCCTGCCGCCGTCGGAGCGTGGGTGGGAGTGCGGCATCGTGGCAGGTCTCACGGGAACTGGTCATCACAACCTTTTGACCCCGCCGACTGCGTGCCGGTAGTCTTGGACCTCGTTGTGCATCCCCATGCGCTCCCCGGTGCTCCCACTCGCCGGTTCAGGGGCGCGGATGCAGGCAGCGAGCAAGACCAGACCATGGGGTCCGCAGTGCCGCCATAGCTGCGCCCCGACGAGAGAACGCTGAAGAAACGAAGGCTACGCCCGTGCGCACGTACACACCGAAGCCCGGCGACGTCACGAAGAACTGGTACGTCATCGACGCTACCGACGTCGTCCTCGGCCGACTGGCGACCCAGGTCGCCACCCTGCTCCGTGGGAAGCACAAGCCGACCTTCGCCCCGCACGTGGACAACGGCGACTTCGTCATCGTCATCAACGCTGACAAGGTTGCTCTGACCGGAAGCAAGCGCGAGAACAAGCTCGCGTACCGCCACTCCGGCTACCCGGGCGGGCTGAAGGCCACCAACTACGCCGAGCTCCTCGCCCGGTTCCCGGAGCGCGCCGTGGAGAAGGCTGTCCGCGGCATGCTCCCCAAGAACACCCTGGGGCGCGCCCAGCTCAGCAAGCTGAAGGTCTACGCCGGTGCGGAGCACCCGCACAGCGCGCAGAAGCCGCAGACCTTCACCATCACCCAGGTCGCCCAGTAAGCGCCTCGCGCCTGCGGCACAGAACAGGACTGAAGGAGAACTGTGGCTGAGACCACTTCCGACATCGAGCTGGACGACGAGAACGTCCCCAGCAGCTACACCACCGAGAGCGAGGCCGCGGGGACCGGGCAGGGTCAGTCGCTGACCGCGCCGGGCCATGCCCTCGGTCGCCGCAAGGAGGCGGTCGCCCGGGTGCGTCTCGTCCCCGGCTCCGGCGAGTGGAAGATCAACGGGCGTTCGCTCGAGAACTACTTCCCGAACAAGCTGCACCAGCAGCTCGTGAGCTCGCCGTTCACGCTGCTCGACATCGCCGGCCGCTTCGACGTCATCGCCCGCATCAACGGCGGTGGCACCTCGGGCCAGGCCGGTGCCCTGCGCATGGCCATCGCCCGCGCCCTGAACGAGATCGACCGCGAGTCGAACCGTCCGGCGCTGAAGAAGGCCGGCTTCCTCCGGCGCGACGACCGTTCGGTCGAGCGCAAGAAGGCCGGTCTCAAGAAGGCCCGTAAGGCCCCGCAGTACTCGAAGCGCTGATCAGCGCCTCGTCCGCGGCCCCGCACCGAGATGTCTCGGGCGGGGCCGCGTTGCGTCCGGGCGGGCGTGACGCGTCCTGCCGCCCGGCGAGGTGGCACGATGGACGCCGCGCAACCGACCCACTCGGAGGTAAAACCATGGCTCGACTCTTCGGCACCGACGGCGTGCGGGGCCTCGCCAACCGCGACGTCACCGCAGAGCTCGCCCTCGGCCTCGGCGCGGCGGCCGCCCGCGTGGTCACCGCCTCCGGCGAGTTCTCCGGGGCCCGTCCGCGCGCGGTGATCGGCCGTGACACCCGGGTGTCCGGAGAGTTCCTCTCCTCGGCGCTGGCCGCCGGGCTCGCCAGCGCCGGCGTGGACGTCACCGAGGTCGGCGTGCTGCCCACCCCGGGCATCGCCCACCTGACGGCGAGCACCGACGTCGACCTCGGCGTCGTCATCTCGGCCTCGCACAACGCCATGCCCGACAACGGCATCAAGTTCTTCGCCCGCGGCGGGTTCAAGCTCGAGGACGCGATCGAGGACCAGATCCAGGCGACCCTCGACGTCGAGTGGGACCGCCCCGTGGGGGCCGACGTCGGCCGCATCAGCAACGACGTGGCCCTCGCCGACCGCAACTACATCGACCACCTCGTGGCGGCGGCCGGGCAGCACCTCGACGGCGTGCGCATCGCCGTGGACTGCGCGAACGGCGCGGCCAGCGACATCGCACCGCTCGCGCTGCGGGAGGCCGGGGCCGACGTCGTCGTCATCAACGCCTCGCCCGACGGGCGCAACATCAACGACGCCTGCGGCTCCACGCACCCCGAGCAGCTCCAGGCCGTCACCGTCGCCTCCGAGGCCGCCTTCGGCGTGGCCTACGACGGCGACGCCGACCGCTGCCTCGCCGTCGACCACACCGGTGCGCTGGTCGACGGTGACCAGATCATGGGTCTGCTGGCCACGGCCATGAAGGAGACCGGCGCGCTCGTCGACGACACGCTGGTCGTCACCGTCATGTCCAACCTCGGCCTGCTGCTGGCGATGCGGGACGCCGGGATCAGGACGGTCCAGACGGGCGTCGGCGACCGCTACGTGCTCGAGGCGATGCGCGCCGGCGGCTACACCCTCGGCGGTGAGCAGTCGGGCCACATCATCAACTCCCACTACGCCACGACCGGCGACGGCATCCTCACCTCCCTCCTGCTGGCGGCCCGGGTGGTCAACACCGGCCGGTCGCTCGCGGACCTCGCCTCGATCGTCACCCGGATGCCGCAGGTCCTCGTCAACGTCAAGGGCGTGGACAAGGCGCGGGCGGCCGACGACGAGGGCGTCGCCGACGCCGTCCGACGGGCCGAGGCCACGCTCGGCGACACCGGCCGGGTGCTCCTGCGTCCGTCCGGCACGGAGCCGCTCGTCCGGGTGATGGTCGAGGCCGCCACGATGGACGAGGCGGAGGTCGTCGCCCACGGTCTCGCGGACGTCGTCGAGGAGCGCCTGGCGCTCTGAGCCTGACCTTGGGTGCGGAGGCCGCGCTTCTCCACGGAACCGTCACACTTCAGGGGGACATCCCTGATACCGGCGGCCCTCCTCGTGTCGTACCTTTGCAGGGACGTCCCCGGAGTGCCGGGTGCCGGCCCGGCGGAAGGACACCATGGAGCTGATGCAGGCCGTGGAGGCGTTCGTCCTGGGCCTGGCCGGATCCCCGTGGATCCTCCTGGCCGTGGCCGTGCTGGCCACGATCGACGGGTTCTTCCCGCCGGTGCCCAGCGAGTCGATCGTCATCGCGGTCGCGGCGCTCTCCGTCAACGGTGACGCGCCGAGCCTGTGGTTCCTGGTCCTGGCCGCCGCCGTCGGGGCGTTCTGCGGCGACCTGATCGCCTACACCATCGGCTCCAAGGTGCCCGTGGAGAACCTGCGCGTGCTGCGCGGCCCCCGCGGCCAGGCGTCGCTCGCCCGGGCGAAGCGGGCGCTGGCCCTGCGCGGCACCGTCTACATCCTCTCCGCCCGGTTCATCCCCATCGGTCGGGTCGCCGTCAACATGACGGCGGGCGCCGTCGGCTACCCGCGCAAGCGCTTCATCGCGATCGCGGCGATCGCGGCGGTGGTGTGGGGCGGGTACTCGACGCTCATGGGCCTCGGGGCGGGGACCTATCTGCACGAGCACCCGCTGATCGCCGTGGCCGTCGGTGTCGCGGGCGGGGTCGTGGCGGGCATCCTCGTCGACAGGCTCCTCAGCGTGGTGCAGCGGCGCTGGTTCCCCGACGTCCCGCCGCCCGCGGTGCGCATGCACGTCGAGGGCGACGACGACGCGGAGGACGGTGAGGAGGACGCTGCCCGCTCGGCCGAGGCGGAGGAGCGGGGCACCACCAGCGCCGCCTGAGCCAGCGCCGTCGGGGTGCCCTCAGAGCTTGCGCAGCCGCATGCGGTGCATGCGGTGGTCCTCCGCCTTGGTCAGGACCAGCGTCGCCCGACCGCGCGTCGGGAGGATGTTCTGCGCGAGGTTCGGCGCGTTGATCGACTCCCAGATCTCCTCCGCCTTGGCCACGGCCGCGGCGTCGTCGAGGTCGGCGTAGCGGCGGAAGTAGGACGCCGGGTTCGCGAAGGCGGTGCGCCGGAGCTTGAGGAAGCGGTCGACGTACCACCGCTTGATGTCCCGGGTGCGCGCGTCGACGTAGATGGAGAAGTCGAAGAAGTCGCTCACCGCCATCGAGGCGGTGCCGTCGGCCCGGGCCCGGGCGGGCGCGAGGACGTTGAGGCCCTCGACGATGAGCACGTCGGGGTGGCGCACCACCTGGCGGCGGTCGGGCAGGATGTCGTAGGTCACGTGGTCGTACAGCGGTGCGCTGACCTCGTCGGCGCCGCCCTTGACCTCCGCCACGAAGCGCAGCAGGGCCCGGCGGTCGTAGGACTCGGGGAAACCCTTGCGCTCGAGCAGCCCGCGGCGCCGGAGCTCGGCGTTGGGGTAGAGGAACCCGTCGGTCGTGATGAGGTCCACCCGCGGGGTCTGCGGCCAGCGGCGCATCAGCTCGCGCAGCAGGCGGGCCGCGGAGGACTTGCCCACCGCCACCGACCCGGCGACGCCGATCACGTACGGCGTCCGAGTGGCCCGCTCGCCGAGGAACGTGGACGTCGCCCGGTGCAGGGCGCCGGTCGCGGCCGCGTAGAGCTGGAGCAGGCCCGAGAGCGGGCGGTACACCACGTCGACCTCCGCCAGGTCGATCGGGTCCCCGAGACCGCGGAGGTTGATCACGTCCGCAGTGGTCAGGGGCAGCGGGGTCGAGGCGGCCAGCCGGGACCACGAGGCGCGGTCGAACTCGACGTAGGGGTTGGCGGCGGCGGACGTCGTCGTACGCGGGTAGGACACGGCGCACAGTCTCTCGCACCGCGGGCCCTGTGTGAGACGCCGCACCGTTCCATGGGCGTCCGACGCCGACTGCGCCTGTTCCGATGCGGCGCCGGTGGGGCCGCCGACCGCGCGCGGCGTTGCTGCGCGGTGGGCAGACTCGGGAGCGGTGGGCGTGTCCACCAGCAGTCGGCGTCCGTCCGCAGGACCGAGACGCACGGGACGGGCCCGGTCGGAAGTTATCCTGCAACCATGTGTGGAATCGTCGGGTACGTAGGCCCCGCAACCCCCAGCACCCGCCCCCTGGACGTCGCCATGGAGGGCCTGGCCCGCCTGGAGTACCGCGGCTACGACTCGGCCGGCGTCGCGCTCGTCACCCCGGAGGGACTGGCCACCGCCAAGCGGGCCGGCAAGCTCGCCAACCTCCGCGGCGCCCTGGAGGAGGACCCGCTGCCCGGCGCGACCGCCGCGATCGGGCACACCCGCTGGGCCACCCACGGCGGGCCCACGGACACCAACGCCCACCCGCACGTGAGCGAGGACGGCAGCCTCGCCGTCATCCACAACGGCATCATCGAGAACTTCGCCGCCCTCAAGGCCGAGCTCCTCGCCGACGGCGTGACCTTCACCTCGGAGACGGACACCGAGGTCGTCGCCCACCTCCTCGCCCGCACGATGAACGGCTCCGCGGACCTCACCGCCGCGATGCTCTCCGTCACCGCCCGCCTCGAGGGCGCCTTCACGCTGCTGGCGGTCCACGCGGACCAGCCCGGCACCGTCGTCGGGGCGCGCCGCAACTCGCCCCTCGTCGTCGGGCTCGGCGAGGGGGAGAACTTCCTCGGCTCCGACGTCGCCGCCTTCATCGCCTTCACCAAGGAGGCCATGGAGGTCGACCAGGACCAGGTCGTCACCCTCTCCGCCGACGGCGTGCGCGTGGTCGACGCCGCGGGCGCCGAGGTCCACCCCCGCCGCTTCACCGTCGACTGGGACGCCGCCGCGGCCGTCAAGGGCGGGTTCCCGACCTTCATGGAGAAGGAGATCCACGACCAGCCCAAGGCCGTCGCGGACACCCTGCTGGGCCGCACGGACGGGCATGGCAACCTGGTCCTGGACGAGCTGCGCATCGACGAGGCCATCCTGCGCAGCGTCGACAAGATCATCGTCATCGCGTGCGGCACCGCCGCGTACGCCGGGCACGTGGCCAAGTACGCCATCGAGCACTGGTGCCGTATCCCGGTCGAGGTGGAGCTGGCGCACGAGTTCCGCTACCGCGACCCGGTGGTCAACGAGAAGACGCTCGTGGTGGCCATCTCCCAGTCCGGGGAGACCATGGACACGATCATGGCGATCCGCCACGCGCGCGAGCAGGGTGCGAAGGTCCTCGCCGTCGTCAACACCCACGGCTCCACCATCGCCCGCGAGTCCGACGCCGTGCTCTACACGCACGCCGGCCCCGAGGTCGCCGTCGCCTCCACGAAGGCGTTCCTCGCCCAGATCACCGCCTGCTACCTCCTCGGCCTGTACCTGTCCCAGCTGCGGGGCAACAAGTACGTCGACGAGGTCGCCGGCTACCTCGAGGAGCTGGGGAAGCTCCCCGCCAAGATCCAGCAGGTCATCGACGGCGAGGAGAACGTCAAGGAGGTCGCGCGCTCCATGAAGGACGCCACCTCCGTGCTGTTCCTGGGCCGGCACGTCGGCTACCCGGTGGCCCTCGAGGGTGCGCTCAAGCTCAAGGAGCTCGCGTACATCCACGCCGAGGGCTTCGCCGCCGGCGAGCTCAAGCACGGGCCGATCGCCCTGATCGACGAGGGCCAGCCGGTCTTCGTGATCGTGCCGACGCCGCGCCGGCCCACCCTGCACGCCAAGGTCGTCTCCAACATCCAGGAGGTGCGCGCGCGTGGCGCCCGCACCCTGGTCATCGCCGAGGAGGGCGACGAGGCGGTCACCGAGTTCGCCGACGTCGTCTTCCGGGTCCCGCAGACCCCGACGCTGATGATGCCGCTGGTCACCGTGGTGCCGCTGCAGATCTTCGCGCTGGCCCTGGCCTCCGCGAAGGGCCTCGACGTGGACCAGCCGCGCAACCTCGCCAAGTCGGTGACGGTGGAGTGACGACGGCGGAGCCCGGCACGACGGCGGAGCGCGGCAGGGCGGCGGAGCCCGGCATGGCGGGCCGGGCGGGCCCGGCATGATCGTCTCCGTGGGGATCGACGTCTGCGACGTCGAGCGGTTCGTCGCCGAGCTCGAGCGCGTCCCGCGGCTGCGCGACAAGATCTTCACCGCCGAGGAGCGCGACCTGCCGGACGCCTCCCTCGCGGCCCGTTTCGCGGCCAAGGAGGCCATCGCCAAGGCCCTCGGCGCGCCCGCCGGCATGCGGTGGCACGACTGCACCGTGCACCGCATCGACGGCGGCGCGCCCGTCGTCGAGCTCCGCGGCACCGTGGCGGCACGCGCCGCGGAGCTGGGCATCACCCGCTGGCACCTGTCGATCTCGCACGACGCCGGCATCGCGTCGGCGATGGTGGTCGCCGAGTCCTGAGCGCGGCCGGGCGACGCCCCGCGCGAGCGGGTCCCAGGACGCCGCCGGCCGCACGGGGCACGATGGGGCCCATGATCCGAGCCCACAGCGCAGCGGCCGTGCGGGCCGCGGAGGAACCGCTCCTGGCCGCCGGCGAGCCGCTCATGGCGTCCGCCGCCTTCGCCCTCGCCACCCACGTCGTCGCGGAGCTGCGCGCCCGCGGCCGGGTCGCCGGGTCCGTGGTGCTGCTGCTCGTCGGCGGCGGCAACAACGGCGGGGACGCCCTGTTCGCCGGCACGCATCTGGTGCGGCGTGGCTGCCAGGTGCACGCCGCGCTGGTCTCCGACGGCGTCCACGAGGGGGGTCTCGCGGCCGCCCGCGCCGCCGGGGTGCGCGTCCACCGCGTCCTCGACGCCGCCGACCCGGCCGCCGCCGTCGTCGACCTCGCCCGCCGCTGCGGGGTGTGGGTGGACGCGGTGACCGGCATCGGTGCCCGGGGTCCGCTGCGCGGGCCGGCCGCCCCGGTGGTCGCCGCGCTCGCCGCCGAGCGGTCGGCGTGGCCCCAGGAGCCCGTGGTCGTGGCGGTGGACGTCCCCAGCGGGATCGGCGTCGACGACGGCACCGTGGAGGGCCCCGTGCTGCCCGCCGACGTCACGGTCACCATGGGCACCGCCAAGCCCGGGCTGCTCCTGCCGCCCGCCGCCGGCCTGGCGGGCCGCGTCGAGGTGGTCGCGCTCGGTCTCGACGGCACCCTCGCGGCCGAGCCGCCCGCCGCGTGCTCCCTCACCGCCGCGGACGTGGCCGACCTGTGGCCCGTGCCCGGCCCCGACGACCACAAGTACACGCGCGGCGTGCTGGGCATCGCGGCCGGGTCGCAGACGTACCCGGGGGCCGCCGCGCTCGCCACCGCCGGCGCCCTGCGCACCGGCCTGGGCATGGTCCGCTACCTCGGCCCGGAGGTGCCTGCCGACCTCGTGCGCACTCTCCATCCCGAGGTGGTCACCGTTCCGGGGCGCGTCCAGGCCTGGGTGCTCGGCTCGGGCGTCGACCCGGCCGACGCCGCCCGCACCGCCGAGCTCCACGAGCACCTCTCGGCGGCGCTGGCCGCGCGCCTGCCGGTGGTCCTGGACGCGGGCGCGCTGACGCTGCTGCAGGAGGACACGCGCCTGCCCGACCTGCCGGCCACCGCCGTCCTCACCCCGCACGCCGGCGAGCTCGCCCAGCTGCTCACCGCGTGCGGGGAGGAAACCGCGCGGGAGGACGTCACCGCCGCCCCGGCCCGGCACGCCCGGCTCGCCGCCGAGATCACCGGAGCGACCGTGCTGCTCAAGGGCCCGACCACCGTGGTCGCCGCTCCCGCCGGGCCCCTGTTCGCCCAGCAGGACGCCACGCCCTGGCTGGCCACCGCCGGCGCGGGGGACGTGCTCGCCGGCGTCCTCGGCGCGCTGCTGGCCGGCTACGGCGACCTGATCGCCTCCGGCACGCACGACGGGGCCCACCTGCCCGCGTCCCTCTCGGCGGCGGCCGCGCTGGTGCACGGGCGGGCCGCCCGGATCGCCGCCGGCCTGCCGCCCGGACCGGGGGAGGGGCGGGCGCGGACGGGCGTCCCGATCACCGCCGGCGACGTGGCGGCGGCCGTCCCGGCGGCGCTGCGCACGGTCCTCGGCTGAGGGGGTGGGAGACTGGGGCGCGTGAGTTCTCCCGTCCGCACGACCCCGACCGACCTGGCGGCAGCCGCCGTGGCACACCCCGCCCGCGCCGTCGTCGACCTCTCGGCGGTCCGCCACAACGTCGGCGTGCTGGCCCAGGCGGCACCGACGGCGCAGGTCATGGCCGTCGCGAAGGCCGACGCGTACGGGCACGGCCTCCTGCCCGTGGCCCGCGCCGCGCTCGCGGGCGGGGCCACCTGGCTCGGGGTCGCCCAGCTGCCCGAGGCGCTCGAGCTGCGCGCCGGCCTGGACGCGGCCGCCGGCCCGGCGGGCCCGCGCCCGCGCATCCTCACCTGGATCTTCGCCCCCGGCGCCCCGCTCGGGCGCGCCCTCGAGGCCGACCTGGACGTCTCCGCCTCCGCGCCGTGGGCGGTCGAGGAGATCGCCGCGGCGGCCCGCGCCACCGGCCGCACCGCCCGGGTCCACCTCAAGGTCGACACCGGCATGGGCCGCGGCGGCGCCCGCCCCGAGGCCTTCGGCGACCTGCTCCACGCCGCCCTGCGCGCCCGGTCCGAGGGCACGGTCGACGTCGTCGGGATCTGGTCCCACCTCGCCTGCGCCGACGAGGTCGACAACCCCGTCACGGCACGGCAGACCGCCGTCTTCACCGCCGCCCTCGACCAGGCCGCGCGGGCGGGCGTGCGCCCCGAGGTCCGCCACCTCGCGGCCTCCTCGGGGACCCTGTTCCACCCCGCCACCCACTTCGACCTCGTCCGCCCCGGGATCGCCGTCTACGGCCTCACCCCGGCGCCCGACGTCGCCGGCTCCGCCGCGCTCGGGCTGCGGCCCGCGATGCGGCTGGAGGCCCGGCTCACCGTGGTCAAGCCCGTCCCGGCCGGGACCCCGCTGTCCTACGGGCACACCGCCCGGACGAGCACGGACACCCACGTCGCCGTCGTCCCCCTCGGCTACGGTGACGGGATCCCACGGGCCGCGTCGAACCGCGGCCCGATCACCGTGGCCGGGCGCCGGCTGCACGTCGCGGGCCGCGTCTGCATGGACCAG
It encodes the following:
- the glmS gene encoding glutamine--fructose-6-phosphate transaminase (isomerizing), which produces MCGIVGYVGPATPSTRPLDVAMEGLARLEYRGYDSAGVALVTPEGLATAKRAGKLANLRGALEEDPLPGATAAIGHTRWATHGGPTDTNAHPHVSEDGSLAVIHNGIIENFAALKAELLADGVTFTSETDTEVVAHLLARTMNGSADLTAAMLSVTARLEGAFTLLAVHADQPGTVVGARRNSPLVVGLGEGENFLGSDVAAFIAFTKEAMEVDQDQVVTLSADGVRVVDAAGAEVHPRRFTVDWDAAAAVKGGFPTFMEKEIHDQPKAVADTLLGRTDGHGNLVLDELRIDEAILRSVDKIIVIACGTAAYAGHVAKYAIEHWCRIPVEVELAHEFRYRDPVVNEKTLVVAISQSGETMDTIMAIRHAREQGAKVLAVVNTHGSTIARESDAVLYTHAGPEVAVASTKAFLAQITACYLLGLYLSQLRGNKYVDEVAGYLEELGKLPAKIQQVIDGEENVKEVARSMKDATSVLFLGRHVGYPVALEGALKLKELAYIHAEGFAAGELKHGPIALIDEGQPVFVIVPTPRRPTLHAKVVSNIQEVRARGARTLVIAEEGDEAVTEFADVVFRVPQTPTLMMPLVTVVPLQIFALALASAKGLDVDQPRNLAKSVTVE
- a CDS encoding DUF5709 domain-containing protein, which codes for MSTDNTDVNPSAGPGEDQYVPDDSWQPGEDDVLLDNPSGDVLDEGITAPDDDPLAGLDLTEAGQREGETIDDRLAREEPEVWEDQPADADSSPYAGPGPSGEPAPDGVEETTVGRIVAEPDDDGPEDLPGESQDILAEDVGVDGARFMPEEAAMHVEGEGAVDEGGTIDPDGRS
- a CDS encoding twin-arginine translocation signal domain-containing protein, whose translation is MSQRRRGALRACAAACGACGGPPPWSGPASPDRASGGCSARGSAR
- the fdhD gene encoding formate dehydrogenase accessory sulfurtransferase FdhD, producing the protein MLRVTRRHPVLHLRADGGTRRRADTLAGEEPLEIRLGGVPWSVTMRTPGGDFDLVAGFLVSEGVVWDADQLASLAYGPGVNPDGTPSYNVVDVRLAPGVRGPDPAQARHVYTSSSCGICGTASIEAVARASRFSVEDDPVRVPLPELLALPDRLREGQQVFASTGAVHAAALFSVDDDGAARLLCLREDVGRHNAVDKVVGWALREGRLPLAGTVLQVSGRASFELVQKARMAGVPVLAAVSGPSALSVDLAHEAGMTLVGFSRGDGLNVYAGQEQIVEGPRRTVAGLSAPAGSRHATAQPRGGS
- a CDS encoding holo-ACP synthase, with amino-acid sequence MIVSVGIDVCDVERFVAELERVPRLRDKIFTAEERDLPDASLAARFAAKEAIAKALGAPAGMRWHDCTVHRIDGGAPVVELRGTVAARAAELGITRWHLSISHDAGIASAMVVAES
- a CDS encoding DedA family protein, with protein sequence MELMQAVEAFVLGLAGSPWILLAVAVLATIDGFFPPVPSESIVIAVAALSVNGDAPSLWFLVLAAAVGAFCGDLIAYTIGSKVPVENLRVLRGPRGQASLARAKRALALRGTVYILSARFIPIGRVAVNMTAGAVGYPRKRFIAIAAIAAVVWGGYSTLMGLGAGTYLHEHPLIAVAVGVAGGVVAGILVDRLLSVVQRRWFPDVPPPAVRMHVEGDDDAEDGEEDAARSAEAEERGTTSAA
- the rpsI gene encoding 30S ribosomal protein S9, which gives rise to MAETTSDIELDDENVPSSYTTESEAAGTGQGQSLTAPGHALGRRKEAVARVRLVPGSGEWKINGRSLENYFPNKLHQQLVSSPFTLLDIAGRFDVIARINGGGTSGQAGALRMAIARALNEIDRESNRPALKKAGFLRRDDRSVERKKAGLKKARKAPQYSKR
- the rplM gene encoding 50S ribosomal protein L13, which produces MRTYTPKPGDVTKNWYVIDATDVVLGRLATQVATLLRGKHKPTFAPHVDNGDFVIVINADKVALTGSKRENKLAYRHSGYPGGLKATNYAELLARFPERAVEKAVRGMLPKNTLGRAQLSKLKVYAGAEHPHSAQKPQTFTITQVAQ
- a CDS encoding tRNA pseudouridine synthase A translates to MSTSPSAPAPDSSPGPAPTAELRVRLDLAYDGTEFAGWARQPGLRTVQGALEDALTTVLRLHRPARLTVAGRTDAGVHARGQVAHVDVPREAWEALPGRSDRTPAEALVSRLAGVLGRGGVPRGSSDVVVRRAGEAPPGFDARFSAVWRRYVYRVADATALRDPLRRRDVLWHGRELDVAAMDVAARLLLGEHDFAAYCKPREGATTIRTLLELEWRQVPAGEPDAGLVVATVRADAFCHSMVRALVGASLAVGEGRRPSSWPAEVLAAGVREPSVTVAPAHGLTLEEVAYPDDARLAERAAQARAVRTLG
- the glmM gene encoding phosphoglucosamine mutase; translated protein: MARLFGTDGVRGLANRDVTAELALGLGAAAARVVTASGEFSGARPRAVIGRDTRVSGEFLSSALAAGLASAGVDVTEVGVLPTPGIAHLTASTDVDLGVVISASHNAMPDNGIKFFARGGFKLEDAIEDQIQATLDVEWDRPVGADVGRISNDVALADRNYIDHLVAAAGQHLDGVRIAVDCANGAASDIAPLALREAGADVVVINASPDGRNINDACGSTHPEQLQAVTVASEAAFGVAYDGDADRCLAVDHTGALVDGDQIMGLLATAMKETGALVDDTLVVTVMSNLGLLLAMRDAGIRTVQTGVGDRYVLEAMRAGGYTLGGEQSGHIINSHYATTGDGILTSLLLAARVVNTGRSLADLASIVTRMPQVLVNVKGVDKARAADDEGVADAVRRAEATLGDTGRVLLRPSGTEPLVRVMVEAATMDEAEVVAHGLADVVEERLAL